Part of the Zerene cesonia ecotype Mississippi chromosome 3, Zerene_cesonia_1.1, whole genome shotgun sequence genome is shown below.
aataaaaaatttgtcatCAAAAATCTGCTACtaggttttataaattatctgaTGATCACCCACCTCCATGGCCTTGACCTCCGCGTTCCTGATGTTCAGCAGGTCCTTGGTGATCACGTTGATGTCCTTCAGCGACTGCACCTGCGTGGTGAGCGCCTCTATTTGCAGCTCTTGATTCTTCACCATCTTGGTCTTGTCGAAGATCATGCCGCGCGCTTTGCTTAACAACTACGGAACAAAATTAacgaataatatttgaaatagacaatgcaaatatcataaagctgaagagtttttttggATTGAATGGGTTcatcttaggaactactgattcgaattaataaatacgtcGTATTTTAGAAAGCCTAGCATTTATCGAAGAAGGCATAACAACACAACGAATAGGTGAAAAgcagcaataaaaaatttggtaaaaatgtattttttgagattatgtatttattgtaagtgCGAAAGTAAATCTGTGTGTCTTTTTGTATCTCATTCACGCTTAATCAACTAAGTAGTTGTAACCCACGGatggataaataatattttttatcccggcAATCCCGCGTGAACGAGAGCTATCCGGGAAAAACCTCAAACTGCCTATTTTTCCCTTGACCACTTCGGCGAAAAGccagttattaatattaactaacACTCAACAGAGCTAAAAACTGAAACAAACTCGCACATTCCTtccacaaatataataatactgtacAACTGCACAAGTTGTTTTCGCAAGCACATCTCACAAACACGAAAGCAATAAATCCCTCGAATCACAAGTAAGCCAGACGCGAGTCCCCGGGGAACGGCGGTATCAGTCACATTGACAACTCGCGACGTCAGCACTCCGTTGTTAGCAGAACAGTCGAAATATGAAAAATCGTATACGTTTGAATTATTTCACAAGCGGGCtactgagctggtagttcgcctgatcACCACCCACGATCACCCAAGTTCCATAACTCTGGCTATCCGTCAAATATCTCTTTACGATGCTTGTAGGTTTCTACatgtgaagaaaaatattttgacaccAAAAAACTCGCAAAAGCACATACCATCCGATAatctagataaaaataaacagacacACAAACCAACCCACCTCCTCATGCTGCTGCTTGATGCTCTGTATCACCTCCTGGTTCTTGCCGGCCGGCTTCGAGAGCGCCGCCTGCAGCTGCGTCTCGAGATTCTTTATTCTGCTCCTCAGCAGGTCTATCTCTTCTTCGCGTACCTGGTGTGTATGGTGtgtgacattttttaattttcaatactatttaatctaataagtaatataaaaaaaatcctaagaATAAAAAGGGATTCCAACCAGCGTCATTCACCGTATGTGGcttctattctttaataaagcatttgagtgccataaaactaaaaattaaatataacaaaggcCGTGatccatttatataatacggtCGAGATGTTTGTTAACTATCAAAATAGTTGTGAACACATAATACATTTCTGGCACTATTTTGCTTACTAgcaaattagtaaaaaaaaaaccattaaaacgTACTTTCAATTCCAATCGAAGCCCGTCTTCGCTCCTTTCATTTTTAACTTTCTCCAGCTCTTCTATTTTCTTCAATAACGCCTGTTCCCGTTGCAGCCAATCGTCCTTGAACAACAAATTTTATCGACCACACTAAAATACGTAGTGCGAAAATCCTAACAAGACTAAGCAGATAAATTCATTCGTAGAGTAagctaaatatttagttttttgcaCTAACCCTAAAACCTCTTgcatttcctttcctaccaggttgcctAGCAGAGATTGCTGCCTAGCAATAAGGCTgccttttgtacaaaatatcattgtgctatattatattttgtataaactttactttctattttgtacaataaagtattataaataaataaatatcataatgcTTTAGGCTTAATACGTCagttgaatattttacaagGCATGTGTGATTAATTATGGGCACCTTTTGTCACAAAcggaaaaatatgaaaaaagttaTACAGTCTAGCCTTGTCCAAACAGTGTACCTAAATTCAAGTGAAATAACAACAGTTCAacatatcaaatcaaatcgtTTAGAAGTAACTCCATCTTCAAATCAAATGAGATCACTTACCGACGGTTTTACAGCGTCCACATTTCCGTTAGAGGCGGCGTCGCCCTCGGAATTCACTTCAACCGTTTCCGGTTTGATTTCCGTCCTCGAAGGATCATTTTCCACTTGCGTCTCTTCTTTAACGTCTGCCTGGGAATTGGGGAAAAACGAATCCATTTAGCGAGGAAGTTTGATACAAACGTAAGGGCTTGATGAGTGCTTTTCGCTTTACGCTTTGTAACAGTTCGCTAGATGTTCTGCGTACGCAACCCAGTTCGTGTATACGTTTTTAATTCTTACTAGACCTCCACTAGTGGTTCCTCAATCCTCGGCATACAGAGTGAGATATGCAATTTATGTGTCTATGGTGTAATTTTGCACACACCTACAGTGTGTACTTTTCAGCAGGATACATAAGTTCAATGaacaaatgcaattttatgagatttttGAACTAAGGCAGAATTGGTGTGAAATAATGAGATTCGTAGTAGCGTTTATTGATTTACAGTGTAGTTTAACCATGTTGCATTTTCTTAACAATCATACCAATTGAaccaattgaataaatataagggtacattattatttacaatccCAATTTACCTGTTGCTGTGGTTCTAACGCACTGACAGCAGGATTAGCTGGCGCCTCCTGACTTGGAACGCTTTGATCGGCCTGAAATTATGACAAGCAAGTTGTAAACAATggctaaaataatgttttagtttCGAAGTTTTGGAAATacgtaacaaaatattatttgtcttGAAATAATCTGTAACTTAGCACAATCGCCTTCTAacgt
Proteins encoded:
- the LOC119838976 gene encoding periplakin, whose protein sequence is MDKADQSVPSQEAPANPAVSALEPQQQADVKEETQVENDPSRTEIKPETVEVNSEGDAASNGNVDAVKPSDDWLQREQALLKKIEELEKVKNERSEDGLRLELKVREEEIDLLRSRIKNLETQLQAALSKPAGKNQEVIQSIKQQHEELLSKARGMIFDKTKMVKNQELQIEALTTQVQSLKDINVITKDLLNIRNAEVKAMEDRLEAMEARFKAEKERHSLVLQRAQTSSSLNDDLKKEYMTQLAIFKELREKYEQRVQALVSENQQLKDLRKAAASS